The genomic interval NNNNNNNNNNNNNNNNNNNNNNNNNNNNNNNNNNNNNNNNNNNNNNNNNNNNNNNNNNNNNNNNNNNNNNNNNNNNNNNNNNNNNNNNNNNNNNNNNNNNNNNNNNNNNNNNNNNNNNNNNNNNNNNNNNNNNNNNNNNNNNNNNNNNNNNNNNNNNNNNNNNNNNNNNNNNNNNNNNNNNNNNNNNNNNNNNNNNNNNNNNNNNNNNNNNNNNNNNNNNNNNNNNNNNNNNNNNNNNNNNNNNNNNNNNNNNNNNNNNNNNNNNNNNNNNNNNNNNNNNNNNNNNNNNNNNNNNNNNNNNNNNNNNNNNNNNNNNNNNNNNNNNNNNNNNNNNNNNNNNNNNNNNNNNNNNNNNNNNNNNNNNNNNNNNNNNNNNNNNNNNNNNNNNNNNNNNNNNNNNNNNNNNNNNNNNNNNNNNNNNNNNNNNNNNNNNNNNNNNNNNNNNNNNNNNNNNNNNNNNNNNNNNNNNNNNNNNNNNNNNNNNNNNNNNNNNNNNNNNNNNNNNNNNNNNNNNNNNNNNNNNNNNNNNNNNNNNNNNNNNNNNNNNNNNNNNNNNNNNNNNNNNNNNNNNNNNNNNNNNNNNNNNNNNNNNNNNNNNNNNNNNNNNNNNNNNNNNNNNNNNNNNNNNNNNNNNNNNNNNNNNNNNNNNNNNNNNNNNNNNNNNNNNNNNNNNNNNNNNNNNNNNNNNNNNNNNNNNNNNNNNNNNNNNNNNNNNNNNNNNNNNNNNNNNNNNNNNNNNNNNNNNNNNNNNNNNNNNNNNNNNNNNNNNNNNNNNNNNNNNNNNNNNNNNNNNNNNNNNNNNNNNNNNNNNNNNNNNNNNNNNNNNNNNNNNNNNNNNNNNNNNNNNNNNNNNNNNNNNNNNNNNNNNNNNNNNNNNNNNNNNNNNNNNNNNNNNNNNNNNNNNNNNNNNNNNNNNNNNNNNNNNNNNNNNNNNNNNNNNNNNNNNNNNNNNNNNNNNNNNNNNNNNNNNNNNNNNNNNNNNNNNNNNNNNNNNNNNNNNNNNNNNNNNNNNNNNNNNNNNNNNNNNNNNNNNNNNNNNNNNNNNNNNNNNNNNNNNNNNNNNNNNNNNNNNNNNNNNNNNNNNNNNNNNNNNNNNNNNNNNNNNNNNNNNNNNNNNNNNNNNNNNNNNNNNNNNNNNNNNNNNNNNNNNNNNNNNNNNNNNNNNNNNNNNNNNNNNNNNNNNNNNNNNNNNNNNNNNNNNNNNNNNNNNNNNNNNNNNNNNNNNNNNNNNNNNNNNNNNNNNNNNNNNNNNNNNNNNNNNNNNNNNNNNNNNNNNNNNNNNNNNNNNNNNNNNNNNNNNNNNNNNNNNNNNNNNNNNNNNNNNNNNNNNNNNNNNNNNNNNNNNNNNNNNNNNNNNNNNNNNNNNNNNNNNNNNNNNNNNNNNNNNNNNNNNNNNNNNNNNNNNNNNNNNNNNNNNNNNNNNNNNNNNNNNNNNNNNNNNNNNNNNNNNNNNNNNNNNNNNNNNNNNNNNNNNNNNNNNNNNNNNNNNNNNNNNNNNNNNNNNNNNNNNNNNNNNNNNNNNNNNNNNNNNNNNNNNNNNNNNNNNNNNNNNNNNNNNNNNNNNNNNNNNNNNNNNNNNNNNNNNNNNNNNNNNNNNNNNNNNNNNNNNNNNNNNNNNNNNNNNNNNNNNNNNNNNNNNNNNNNNNNNNNNNNNNNNNNNNNNNNNNNNNNNNNNNNNNNNNNNNNNNNNNNNNNNNNNNNNNNNNNNNNNNNNNNNNNNNNNNNNNNNNNNNNNNNNNNNNNNNNNNNNNNNNNNNNNNNNNNNNNNNNNNNNNNNNNNNNNNNNNNNNNNNNNNNNNNNNNNNNNNNNNNNNNNNNNNNNNNNNNNNNNNNNNNNNNNNNNNNNNNNNNNNNNNNNNNNNNNNNNNNNNNNNNNNNNNNNNNNNNNNNNNNNNNNNNNNNNNNNNNNNNNNNNNNNNNNNNNNNNNNNNNNNNNNNNNNNNNNNNNNNNNNNNNNNNNNNNNNNNNNNNNNNNNNNNNNNNNNNNNNNNNNNNNNNNNNNNNNNNNNNNNNNNNNNNNNNNNNNNNNNNNNNNNNNNNNNNNNNNNNNNNNNNNNNNNNNNNNNNNNNNNNNNNNNNNNNNNNNNNNNNNNNNNNNNNNNNNNNNNNNNNNNNNNNNNNNNNNNNNNNNNNNNNNNNNNNNNNNNNNNNNNNNNNNNNNNNNNNNNNNNNNNNNNNNNNNNNNNNNNNNNNNNNNNNNNNNNNNNNNNNNNNNNNNNNNNNNNNNNNNNNNNNNNNNNNNNNNNNNNNNNNNNNNNNNNNNNNNNNNNNNNNNNNNNNNNNNNNNNNNNNNNNNNNNNNNNNNNNNNNNNNNNNNNNNNNNNNNNNNNNNNNNNNNNNNNNNNNNNNNNNNNNNNNNNNNNNNNNNNNNNNNNNNNNNNNNNNNNNNNNNNNNNNNNNNNNNNNNNNNNNNNNNNNNNNNNNNNNNNNNNNNNNNNNNNNNNNNNNNNNNNNNNNNNNNNNNNNNNNNNNNNNNNNNNNNNNNNNNNNNNNNNNNNNNNNNNNNNNNNNNNNNNNNNNNNNNNNNNNNNNNNNNNNNNNNNNNNNNNNNNNNNNNNNNNNNNNNNNNNNNNNNNNNNNNNNNNNNNNNNNNNNNNNNNNNNNNNNNNNNNNNNNNNNNNNNNNNNNNNNNNNNNNNNNNNNNNNNNNNNNNNNNNNNNNNNNNNNNNNNNNNNNNNNNNNNNNNNNNNNNNNNNNNNNNNNNNNNNNNNNNNNNNNNNNNNNNNNNNNNNNNNNNNNNNNNNNNNNNNNNNNNNNNNNNNNNNNNNNNNNNNNNNNNNNNNNNNNNNNNNNNNNNNNNNNNNNNNNNNNNNNNNNNNNNNNNNNNNNNNNNNNNNNNNNNNNNNNNNNNNNNNNNNNNNNNNNNNNNNNNNNNNNNNNNNNNNNNNNNNNNNNNNNNNNNNNNNNNNNNNNNNNNNNNNNNNNNNNNNNNNNNNNNNNNNNNNNNNNNNNNNNNNNNNNNNNNNNNNNNNNNNNNNNNNNNNNNNNNNNNNNNNNNNNNNNNNNNNNNNNNNNNNNNNNNNNNNNNNNNNNNNNNNNNNNNNNNNNNNNNNNNNNNNNNNNNNNNNNNNNNNNNNNNNNNNNNNNNNNNNNNNNNNNNNNNNNNNNNNNNNNNNNNNNNNNNNNNNNNNNNNNNNNNNNNNNNNNNNNNNNNNNNNNNNNNNNNNNNNNNNNNNNNNNNNNNNNNNNNNNNNNNNNNNNNNNNNNNNNNNNNNNNNNNNNNNNNNNNNNNNNNNNNNNNNNNNNNNNNNNNNNNNNNNNNNNNNNNNNNNNNNNNNNNNNNNNNNNNNNNNNNNNNNNNNNNNNNNNNNNNNNNNNNNNNNNNNNNNNNNNNNNNNNNNNNNNNNNNNNNNNNNNNNNNNNNNNNNNNNNNNNNNNNNNNNNNNNNNNNNNNNNNNNNNNNNNNNNNNNNNNNNNNNNNNNNNNNNNNNNNNNNNNNNNNNNNNNNNNNNNNNNNNNNNNNNNNNNNNNNNNNNNNNNNNNNNNNNNNNNNNNNNNNNNNNNNNNNNNNNNNNNNNNNNNNNNNNNNNNNNNNNNNNNNNNNNNNNNNNNNNNNNNNNNNNNNNNNNNNNNNNNNNNNNNNNNNNNNNNNNNNNNNNNNNNNNNNNNNNNNNNNNNNNNNNNNNNNNNNNNNNNNNNNNNNNNNNNNNNNNNNNNNNNNNNNNNNNNNNNNNNNNNNNNNNNNNNNNNNNNNNNNNNNNNNNNNNNNNNNNNNNNNNNNNNNNNNNNNNNNNNNNNNNNNNNNNNNNNNNNNNNNNNNNNNNNNNNNNNNNNNNNNNNNNNNNNNNNNNNNNNNNNNNNNNNNNNNNNNNNNNNNNNNNNNNNNNNNNNNNNNNNNNNNNNNNNNNNNNNNNNNNNNNNNNNNNNNNNNNNNNNNNNNNNNNNNNNNNNNNNNNNNNNNNNNNNNNNNNNNNNNNNNNNNNNNNNNNNNNNNNNNNNNNNNNNNNNNNNNNNNNNNNNNNNNNNNNNNNNNNNNNNNNNNNNNNNNNNNNNNNNNNNNNNNNNNNNNNNNNNNNNNNNNNNNNNNNNNNNNNNNNNNNNNNNNNNNNNNNNNNNNNNNNNNNNNNNNNNNNNNNNNNNNNNNNNNNNNNNNNNNNNNNNNNNNNNNNNNNNNNNNNNNNNNNNNNNNNNNNNNNNNNNNNNNNNNNNNNNNNNNNNNNNNNNNNNNNNNNNNNNNNNNNNNNNNNNNNNNNNNNNNNNNNNNNNNNNNNNNNNNNNNNNNNNNNNNNNNNNNNNNNNNNNNNNNNNNNNNNNNNNNNNNNNNNNNNNNNNNNNNNNNNNNNNNNNNNNNNNNNNNNNNNNNNNNNNNNNNNNNNNNNNNNNNNNNNNNatctggactcgcgacctcacatacgcaccccgggacctcctaagctgcaagtccctcagtgctcccttcttctcctggtactcctcccactcacacgaagccccaccagtctgatccagacgtgcctccgagtcgagcaactgtctcaagccgtccgatctcggagtctcgcctcttagtcgaccccctcgcgtagtcctggcgaaacagacggacgtaggccttccccacgtcccaccactgccttagggaaaggaaacgcccctgcctctctctccacctcgcccagaactgcctgaatgaatcctggaatcggcaatcctccaacagctggctattaaaatgccagtacgcggacccagcccgtgtgcgcatcgggataaaatccactcgcaccaggcaatggtccgagcatggtgccggctgcatggaggccgccgaaacacaggagacataggccttggacacgtataaatgatcaatacgggaaccaccaccctcaaacctgtacgagaaggcgttagagtcggggtggaaattccgccaagcatctaccagctcaaaagagtccaccatctcccttaaaGTCTTTACTGCACCCGGGTCACGCTGAATGCCAGTGCGATCTCTTGcctcgagggcacaattaaaatctcccccaaggaaaacacactccacacggtcgatagtattcaacaacgtggtcacttcccttgttaagcgcgtctgcattacgccgatcttgggggcgtacacattaatgaagtgtaatggcacgccatccaagcgcacggccagataagcaaacggcctggtacaatgtcctgcactttgaggatctctggctggaaaggcggggccaacaggaaggccactccactcgaattggagctgagatgactcatgtagacccccccttcccactccaggagccaggtgggttcatcactagccagtgtgtgtttcctgcaggaagctcaccgcatacctcccgtccgagcactgagagatggtgaaacctacggagagaccccctgcccccattgatattcaagctggctatagtgagcttcattttgaaaGTACACTAGATCTTTTACCCGCCCCCGGTGAAAGATTGGAGCTGCCCCTAACCTTCTTTAGGGTCTTAAAAAGCTCTTGGAACTGGCGCCTCTCATTTCTTATTAGCCCcgcctcattccccttcttctgggagtagaagtgggggcggatccggacctcaACGGCATTgaaccccaggccgagctcggcgatcgtttgcctgcttctgctgctgttggaggtgagacgttgcgtcgcgccagggtcttgggcctgtcccactttggccgtcagttacgcgacaggccggtgtcgcgcaaagatttagttcgctacaaaatttcggatcGCCGCGCGATAtcgtgcacaactccatacccctccactcgtctcagtgggaccggccctgcgcgcATCAACGTGACGatgaggtcgcataatttgcgtgccaaggacacgtaaatgggacagggccttaacttactttagtttagagatacagcacggaatcacatccctcagcccaccgagcccaagccgaccaacgatccccgcacattaacactaccttacacacaccaggggcaatttacatttataccaagccaattaacaatagaaactaggtgcaggagtaggccattcggcccttcgagccagcatcgccattcactgtgatcatggctgatcatccacaatcagtacgctttctccccatatcccgactccactatctataagagctctatctaaatctctattgaaagcatccagagaaccggcctccaccgccttctgagacagagaattccaccaattcataaccctcggtgtgaaaaagtgtttcctcgtctccgttctaaatggcttactccacattcttaaactgtggcccctggttctggactcccccaacatcgggaacatgtttccagcctgcaggcaagagaatggggtttggagggagagatagatcagccatgattggatggcggagtagacttgatgggccgaatggcctaattctactcctatcacttatgaccttatgagcaatTCAGCAAAAGGAGGCAGGTATTTTTCAAATATTTTATTAATCAACATAGctttaaaaaatataataaaaacacTCTTAGAATTTATCTGGATTTTTTTCCATTTCCTGTTTGATTCTGTTTTCCACTTCCAGGGAGAGAGAGGTGTTGGAGCTGGGCAGGTTGTAACTCACGAACACTTGTTTCCCCGTCTTCTTTGCTGTATTTAACACAGAGTAAAATGTTTAGCTATTTTTCAAAATAACGCTCACAAGATAAcaatagacaggtacgtggatacgataggtttggaggggtacgggccaaacacaggcaggtgggacatgttggccggcgtgggcaagttgggtaaaagggcctgtttccacgctgtatcactctaaaatCCTGCAGAAGTTCAAAGAGAAACAGAAGGTGCTTGGAGTgcccagcgggtcaggtagcgtctgaggagagggagatacattcaGCGTTTCACACCAATAACCTTTCATCAGTCTTAACAAGGAtcccgccccgaaacgtcacctatccatgttctccagagatgctacctgtcccactgagttactccagcaccctgtgaaacgtcacctatccatgttctccacagatgctgcctgacccgctgagttactccagcactctgtgaaacgtcacttatccatgttctccagagaagctacctcatatgctgagagaatggagcggctgggcttgtacattctggaatttaaaaggatgagaggcgatcttattgaaacatataagattattaagggtttggacacgctggaggcaggaaacatgttcccgatgttgggggagtccagaaccaggggccacagtttaagaataaggggtaagccatgtagaacggagatgaggaaacactttttcacgcagagagttgtgagtctgtggaattctctgcctcagagggcggtggaggccggttctctggatagtttcaagaaagagctagatagggctcttaaagatagcggagtcaggggatatggggagaaggcaggaacggggtactgattgaggatgatcagccatgatcacattgaatggtggtgctggctcgaagggccgaattgcctacttctgcacctattatctattgacccgctgagttactccagcactctgtgaaacgtcacctatccatgttctccatagaaaacaagtgcaggagtaggcctttcacctggtgaacctatgctgcactcccatgctgtatcactatgactaaagAGAATGCACGCCTTCTCTTACCGAGTCTTTGAGCGATTGAGGTGGGCGTTATCTCAGAGGCATCACCGAGGATTAATGACGACACTGGAGTCGGGTCCTGCAAATCAGAAGCACGCGTTATGGTCAttagttcagaagtgataggagcagaattaggccattcggcccatcaagtctactccgccactcaatcatggctgatctatctctccctcctaaccccattctcctgccttctccccatctggaACCTGCCTACCTGCCccataatcatagaaacatagaaaaaaataggtgcaggagtaggccatttggcccttcgagccagcaacgccattcaatacgatcgtgGCCGAttgtctaaaatcagtaccccgttccagctttccccccctcatcccttgatttcttcagcccgaagagctgaatctaactcatgaaatctagctctctcttaaaaatatccattgacttggcctccaccgccttctgtggcaatgacagtagcgtgcggcacggtggcgcagcgttagagttgctgccttacagcgctgtatctctaaacctaaaaaaatcaccaccctccggctaaagcAATTCCTCCTCGTTTAgttgggtgatgtctgtgtggatttagtttagttttagagacgcagcgcagaaacgggcccttcggcccaccgagtcctcgccgaccagcgatccccgcacattaacactatcctacacacacacacacaccaagccagttaacctacaaacctgcacgtatttggagtgcgggaggaaagctggcgctgcaaggcagtatctCCATCGCAGCACCACTATACCACagataataaacaataggtgcaggagtatcgttcactgcatttggcccttcgagccagcaccgccattcaatgcgatgatggctgatcatccacaatcagtaccccgttcctgccttcttcccatatcccctgactccgctatctttaagagccctatctcgctctctcttgaaagtaaccagagaaccggcctccaccgccctctgaggcagagaattccacagactcacaactctctgggtgaaaaagtgtttcctcatctccgttctaaatggcttattcctaaactgtggcccctggttctggtctcccccaacatcgggaacacgtttcccgcctctagcgtgtccaaacctttaacaatcttatatgtttcaataagatactctctcatccttctaaactccagagtgtacaagcctagttgctccattctctcagcatatgacagtcccgccatctcgggaattaaccttgtaaacctacgctgcactccctcaatagcaagaatgtccttcctcaaattaggggaccaaaactgcacacaatactccaggtgtggtctcactagggctctgtacaactgcagaaggacctctttgctcctatactcgactccttttgtgataaaggccaacatgccattcgctttcttcactgcctgctgtacctgcatgcttactttcatagactgatgtacaaggaccccccagatcccgttgtacttctccttttcccaacttgatgccatttagatagtaatctgccttcctgtttttgctaccaaagtggataacctcacatatatccacattaaacttcatctgccatgcacctgccaactcccccaacctgtccaggtcaccctgcattctcatagcatcctccacacagttcacactgccaccccaggccgagctcggcgatcgtttgcctgcttctgctgctgttggaggtgagacgttgcgtcgcaccagggtcttgggcctgtcccactttggccgtcagttacgtgacaggccagtggcgcgcgaagatttagttcactgcaagaatttcggagcctcgcgcgatgtcgggaccagccccgcataactccatacccctccgcgcttctaagtgggaccggccccgcgcggccacacggtgaccgtacgcctcaagcgaccacgaggtcgcgtaatttgcgagccaaggacgcgtaagtgggacagggccttaaaggTATCTGTCTATCCAATCACTCCCTGTAACTCTGCAAACTATGGCCATGGTGGAAACATCATTAAACAGAGcccaaatgtggataaatgtgaggttatccactttggtggcaagaatagttTGCAAGCTGCCTGCAGCTTGTCCGAATGCAACATTGACGCCTGCAAGAAGCCTGCAGCAACCGCCAGTGCAACGCTCACGTCTGTAGCCACTCCCATTGTAGCATTGCCGCATGCAGACCGCTTACAGCATCTCCTCGCAGCACAGGGGCATTGTCGCACCGTGCAGCATTGGGTGGCCATGCAGCATTGTTGCATCGTGCAGCATTGGGGCACCATGCAGCATTGTTGCACCGTGCATCACCGGCGGCCCTGCATTCACTCACCAGTCTGGTGCACATGGCGACGGCCaggttggagagggagggggtgggggcggcGCCCACCCACAGCAAGAAGCTGCCCGACATGGTGAGGAGGTGGAAGTGCACAGACACGCCGCACAGCTGCTCGCTGAAGCCGTGCACCGACAGCATGCCGCCCGCCGCTGCAGCCATGGCCGCCTGCAGCTGTTTGCAGCTTCCGACAGCCGCTTGCTGCTCCCAGCAGCCTCTGACAGCTCCCTGCAGCCTCCTGCAGTTGCTTGCAACCAACCAAAGACTTCCTGCGGCTCTTTGCTGCTCCCTGCAGCCTCTTGGGCTTTCTACAACTTCCTGCAGTAGCTTGCAACCAAAGATCTTTTAGCAGCTTGCAACTCTgtaaccaaagatctttgcttgTCACTTCCTGCAGCCGCTTGCATCTCCTTGCAGCCATTCCCCCTGTGCAAACCGCCCCGGGCCAGCGCTGCAGCGCCTGTCAATCACAATCCCCGGGTCAACGCTTGCAAACTGGCTgcaaaacattgacttctccaacttcaactcgaattgcatcccctctctccccacccccaaccctggtagttgtactagtttcactgtcattgtgtaggaaggaactgcagatgccggtttacaccgaagatagggtcaggctgaaccttctgaattttgtagtcagcagggcagtactctgcatatagaaacatagaaaataggtgcaggagtagtccattcggcccttcgagcctgcaccaccattcattatgatcatggctgatcatccaactcagtatcctgtacctgccttctctccataccccctgatccctttagccacaagcgccacatctaactccctcttaaatatagccaatgaactggcctccactacattctgtggcagagaattccagagattcaccactctctatcgcCAACttcaacaatttttacatttttta from Amblyraja radiata isolate CabotCenter1 chromosome 2, sAmbRad1.1.pri, whole genome shotgun sequence carries:
- the psmg4 gene encoding proteasome assembly chaperone 4; translation: MAAAAGGMLSVHGFSEQLCGVSVHFHLLTMSGSFLLWVGAAPTPSLSNLAVAMCTRLDPTPVSSLILGDASEITPTSIAQRLAKKTGKQVFVSYNLPSSNTSLSLEVENRIKQEMEKNPDKF